The following are encoded together in the Robertmurraya sp. FSL R5-0851 genome:
- the nikA gene encoding nickel ABC transporter substrate-binding protein — MKKSFITYILLAFVIVFTAACSSSGTSSKESEEKKTVKLLFSFASKTLDPHQDWMGVRAGIAETLVQIDENLEIQPWLADSWEQLDSTTWKFHIREGVTFHDGSTLDAEAAKKSFERLIEVNEAMNSNLKIASITASGQEITFQTEEEYPAFLSELVHTNASIIKVDSEDISEQPIGTGPFQVQSFAPESEIKLVSYEDYWDGKAKVDEATVTFNSDGNVRALALQSGEADIVYHLPPETLKPIEDNKDLRIESIMSLRAHFLLYNSVNPQLQDENVRKAIDLLLDRTTVVEEIMNGHATEATGPFNPMFAFSSDKEVVKSNPVKAAELLEDAGYIKNASGTLEKDGKSLELTVATYQGRPELPLIAQYLQAEAASVGIKINIVTVENIDTFLWEKQDDWDIATYSNLTAPRGDGGFFLNSAYVPDGSLNPGQINVPELTNTILQLNTTSNLEQRVGLEKEAVKLIQEKVLHSFVVHPHIIIGVSNHVKNWAPGSEEYYILTNKLEVE; from the coding sequence TTGAAAAAGTCATTTATTACTTACATACTTCTTGCTTTCGTTATTGTTTTTACAGCTGCTTGCAGTAGTAGCGGAACTTCTTCAAAAGAAAGCGAGGAAAAGAAAACAGTAAAACTATTATTTAGCTTTGCATCAAAAACCTTAGATCCTCACCAGGATTGGATGGGAGTACGTGCAGGAATTGCTGAAACCTTAGTCCAGATTGACGAAAATCTAGAAATACAGCCTTGGTTAGCAGACTCTTGGGAACAATTGGATTCAACTACCTGGAAGTTTCATATTCGAGAAGGGGTTACCTTTCACGATGGATCTACACTAGATGCTGAAGCGGCAAAGAAATCATTTGAAAGACTAATAGAAGTCAATGAGGCAATGAACTCCAATTTGAAAATCGCGTCCATCACAGCTAGTGGCCAAGAAATTACCTTCCAAACCGAGGAGGAATATCCAGCTTTTCTATCGGAACTAGTTCATACAAACGCTTCGATCATTAAGGTGGATTCTGAAGATATTAGTGAGCAACCAATTGGAACTGGACCATTTCAAGTACAAAGTTTCGCACCAGAATCCGAGATTAAACTAGTAAGCTATGAGGATTATTGGGATGGAAAGGCAAAAGTAGATGAAGCAACAGTTACATTTAATTCTGACGGAAATGTACGTGCGTTAGCCCTTCAATCAGGAGAGGCAGATATCGTCTATCACTTGCCTCCCGAAACACTGAAACCTATAGAAGACAATAAGGATCTTCGCATTGAATCTATCATGAGTCTACGAGCTCATTTCCTTCTATATAATTCAGTCAATCCTCAATTACAGGATGAAAATGTCAGAAAAGCGATAGATTTACTGTTAGATCGTACAACCGTTGTGGAAGAAATCATGAATGGTCATGCGACAGAAGCTACTGGTCCCTTTAACCCCATGTTTGCTTTTTCGTCGGATAAAGAAGTGGTAAAGTCTAACCCCGTAAAAGCGGCGGAGCTGTTAGAGGACGCAGGTTATATAAAAAACGCAAGTGGAACACTTGAAAAAGACGGAAAGTCACTTGAATTAACCGTTGCTACGTATCAAGGAAGACCTGAGCTTCCGCTAATTGCTCAATATTTACAAGCAGAAGCAGCTTCTGTCGGCATAAAAATAAACATTGTCACAGTTGAAAATATTGATACGTTTCTATGGGAAAAGCAAGATGACTGGGATATTGCAACGTATTCCAATTTAACGGCTCCTCGTGGTGATGGTGGATTTTTCTTGAACTCTGCGTATGTTCCAGATGGCTCCTTAAACCCTGGACAAATTAACGTGCCGGAACTAACCAATACTATTTTACAACTAAATACTACGAGTAACTTAGAGCAACGCGTAGGATTAGAAAAGGAAGCCGTTAAGCTAATACAGGAAAAAGTTCTTCATTCGTTTGTTGTTCATCCTCATATTATTATAGGTGTGAGCAATCATGTGAAAAACTGGGCTCCCGGTTCAGAAGAATACTATATTTTAACAAACAAATTAGAGGTTGAATAA